One segment of Paenibacillus sp. FSL R7-0337 DNA contains the following:
- a CDS encoding ABC transporter ATP-binding protein produces the protein MVINVQGVTKIYKGSGGSEIFANDDLNLSVKEGEILGLLGHNGAGKTTLVSQIIGLTKPTRGEIYVLGESVINDPARARKLCSIQPQSQVPLGELTPLKAVTIMGEMRGGKQSEVIKQAERLFEALDISQWSKTEGTKLSGGVRRLTAFCMSVVQAGKIIILDEPTNDVDPVRRRYLWNEIRNLTKEGVSVILVTHNVLEAEKAVDRVAILHKGKIITQGTPSEVKGSISSHLRIEASLSAGIDKVDLPGWALSSNQDNGRIAIYINPNTVVEVIEWAKSQIDEGKFLDYSLSPTSLEDVYVKLTGGKEGSAL, from the coding sequence ATGGTTATTAATGTTCAAGGTGTTACTAAGATTTACAAAGGTTCAGGTGGATCTGAGATCTTTGCTAACGATGACCTGAATCTAAGTGTCAAAGAGGGTGAGATTTTAGGCCTTTTAGGTCACAATGGAGCAGGGAAAACGACTCTGGTAAGCCAGATTATAGGTTTAACTAAGCCGACTCGAGGCGAGATTTATGTTTTAGGGGAATCGGTAATTAACGACCCTGCCCGTGCTCGGAAATTATGTTCAATCCAGCCGCAGTCTCAGGTGCCGCTAGGAGAGCTGACTCCTTTGAAAGCGGTTACTATTATGGGGGAAATGCGAGGAGGGAAACAATCTGAAGTCATAAAACAGGCAGAGAGGCTATTTGAAGCACTGGATATCAGCCAATGGTCTAAGACGGAAGGGACCAAGCTATCCGGAGGCGTGCGCCGATTAACCGCTTTTTGCATGTCTGTGGTGCAGGCCGGGAAAATTATCATACTGGATGAACCTACCAATGATGTGGACCCTGTCCGTAGGCGATACCTCTGGAATGAAATCCGTAACCTAACCAAAGAAGGCGTGTCGGTAATTCTAGTAACACATAACGTTCTTGAAGCAGAGAAGGCAGTAGATAGAGTAGCCATTTTACATAAAGGAAAGATCATTACGCAAGGTACTCCGTCAGAGGTGAAGGGTTCAATAAGCAGTCATTTACGTATTGAAGCGAGTTTATCCGCAGGAATAGACAAAGTGGATCTCCCGGGCTGGGCTCTTTCATCCAATCAAGATAATGGGCGTATTGCAATATACATAAATCCAAATACTGTAGTCGAGGTAATTGAATGGGCGAAGTCTCAAATAGACGAAGGGAAGTTCCTGGATTATTCATTGTCCCCAACCTCACTTGAAGATGTGTATGTTAAATTGACAGGAGGAAAGGAGGGTTCGGCGCTATGA
- a CDS encoding ABC transporter permease, which yields MNFIKQVNYVFAMQFNRTKGFLVFFAIIQIMVSVGIVIGFTYLFENPDSNSMLFLATGAPTIILTMTGLVILPQQLATSKVEGYIEFIRTWPVNRASVIVSDTLVWLMITVPGISIATIISQLTFQPGFDFSWTIVPAFLLTALTCIGIGSGFSYALPGNAAMALSQVLAFATLMFSPINFPIDRLPEWLQLTHHVLPIYSMAEVMRSAMAASTFAVDWWHYVNLSIWCVLGYGGAIYILNKK from the coding sequence ATGAACTTTATAAAGCAAGTTAATTATGTATTTGCTATGCAATTTAATAGAACCAAGGGATTCCTCGTGTTCTTTGCCATTATTCAAATCATGGTTTCAGTAGGGATTGTTATTGGTTTTACTTATCTGTTTGAAAATCCTGATTCAAATTCGATGCTGTTTCTGGCAACAGGTGCTCCAACGATCATTCTGACAATGACGGGGTTGGTTATTTTACCGCAACAGTTGGCTACTTCAAAGGTCGAAGGATATATTGAATTTATTCGCACATGGCCAGTAAATCGCGCATCTGTTATTGTTTCGGATACATTGGTATGGCTGATGATAACGGTACCCGGAATATCGATTGCAACCATTATTTCACAGCTCACCTTTCAACCTGGATTTGATTTTTCGTGGACCATTGTTCCGGCATTTCTGCTTACTGCACTAACCTGTATTGGAATTGGTTCCGGTTTTTCTTATGCGTTGCCAGGTAATGCTGCTATGGCGCTTTCTCAAGTATTGGCATTTGCAACGCTCATGTTCTCACCAATTAACTTTCCGATTGATAGACTGCCGGAATGGCTTCAGCTCACCCATCATGTCTTGCCTATATATTCAATGGCGGAAGTGATGCGTTCTGCTATGGCTGCTTCTACTTTCGCAGTGGACTGGTGGCACTATGTTAATTTGTCCATTTGGTGTGTTCTCGGTTATGGAGGCGCAATTTATATTCTGAACAAGAAATAA
- a CDS encoding 3-hydroxyacyl-CoA dehydrogenase family protein produces MISIIGVVAVVGAGVMGGDVAATAAFHGYKVIVKDVDPEALAKAPHIIRQNIRKYKMISQDLQNWNISDILSRITFSDSYEGFEQASWIIENTTEDVEVKSAVFRELCEVCSSNVRFAVNTSCITITQLAGLVPQPERVIGMHFMNPVPLKGIVETIRGFHTSDETIEASEAFLRSLGKTSVLVQDSPGFVSNRLSHLFMNEAAFLVQEQVAEPEQIDTLFKQGYGHKMGPLETADLIGLDTVVRSLDVLYQNYQDPKFRCCPLLKKMVDAGLKGRKSGRGFYTYNERGI; encoded by the coding sequence ATGATTTCTATTATCGGAGTGGTCGCGGTGGTAGGAGCAGGAGTAATGGGGGGAGATGTCGCGGCGACGGCAGCATTCCATGGATATAAAGTCATTGTAAAAGATGTTGATCCTGAGGCTCTGGCAAAGGCGCCTCATATCATTCGCCAGAATATCAGAAAGTATAAGATGATTTCTCAGGATCTTCAGAATTGGAATATATCGGACATTCTCTCCAGAATTACGTTTAGTGACAGCTATGAAGGCTTTGAGCAGGCATCCTGGATTATTGAGAACACCACTGAGGATGTAGAGGTGAAAAGCGCAGTCTTCAGAGAGCTGTGTGAAGTATGCTCATCAAATGTAAGGTTTGCTGTAAATACCAGTTGTATTACAATTACCCAGCTGGCAGGTCTTGTTCCCCAGCCTGAGCGAGTTATTGGAATGCATTTTATGAATCCCGTGCCGTTGAAAGGCATTGTTGAGACGATCCGGGGGTTTCATACTTCTGATGAGACGATTGAAGCTTCCGAAGCTTTTCTTAGAAGCCTTGGTAAGACATCGGTTCTAGTTCAGGATTCTCCGGGCTTCGTATCAAACCGACTATCACACTTGTTCATGAACGAGGCAGCCTTCTTGGTTCAAGAGCAGGTGGCTGAGCCGGAACAGATTGACACATTATTCAAACAGGGATACGGCCATAAGATGGGCCCGCTGGAAACTGCGGATCTAATCGGGCTGGATACCGTTGTGCGTTCTCTTGATGTACTCTACCAAAATTATCAGGACCCTAAGTTTCGGTGTTGTCCGCTTCTGAAAAAGATGGTTGACGCCGGGCTGAAGGGCCGTAAAAGTGGTCGGGGCTTTTATACATATAATGAGAGAGGAATATGA